The following are encoded together in the Desertifilum tharense IPPAS B-1220 genome:
- a CDS encoding OB-fold-containig protein, which yields MTSAPLQAAITMLFNLSNIPYWIFLGIGIFLFVFVIISGGGDDDLDLEGDADFEAGDNLLDLDADSDGDFSPLQILGWLGFGKAPLILLLATDFSLWGVLGWMFNVLLNSPTGFLSQVILLGSLAMSLYLGRLIARPLGKIFASFGEEGNSDRLIGCIGTVSSAFVPLETEGKIGQVDVIDSAHRLVTINAQLPHWAKIIPYRGQQVLTIEYQSPNYLVIAKDSSDQQKWLAK from the coding sequence ATGACTTCAGCCCCTCTCCAGGCAGCCATTACTATGCTTTTTAACCTCAGCAATATCCCCTATTGGATTTTTTTAGGAATAGGCATTTTCTTATTTGTATTTGTAATTATCTCAGGTGGAGGAGATGACGATCTCGATCTAGAGGGCGATGCTGACTTTGAGGCGGGCGACAATCTCTTAGATTTAGATGCCGATAGCGATGGGGACTTTAGCCCTTTACAAATTTTAGGATGGTTGGGTTTTGGCAAAGCCCCTTTAATTCTACTCCTCGCCACTGACTTTAGCCTTTGGGGTGTTTTAGGTTGGATGTTCAATGTCCTGTTGAATTCACCCACCGGTTTTCTCAGTCAGGTGATTCTTTTGGGTTCGCTGGCGATGAGTCTGTATCTAGGAAGGTTAATTGCTCGTCCGTTAGGCAAAATCTTTGCTTCGTTTGGTGAAGAAGGAAATAGCGATCGCCTAATTGGTTGTATCGGTACCGTCAGTTCTGCTTTTGTGCCTTTAGAAACTGAGGGCAAAATTGGTCAAGTGGATGTCATCGATTCAGCCCATCGCTTAGTGACGATTAATGCTCAGTTACCCCATTGGGCAAAAATCATCCCGTATCGAGGTCAACAAGTTTTAACGATCGAATATCAGTCTCCGAATTATTTAGTCATTGCCAAAGATAGTTCCGATCAACAGAAGTGGCTGGCTAAATAA
- a CDS encoding VOC family protein has protein sequence MKLKRIGHVAICVQDIDRAVEFYKNLGMEVAWQDSDWAYLKAGEDGLALLSPGYAQAGPHFGFIFRDRAEMEASYEQLSAQNVKMTKIHEHRDGTASFYGQDPDGNWFEYLYEPALVSAE, from the coding sequence ATGAAGCTCAAACGAATCGGTCACGTTGCCATCTGCGTTCAAGATATTGACCGCGCTGTGGAATTTTACAAGAATCTGGGAATGGAAGTCGCTTGGCAAGATAGCGACTGGGCGTATCTGAAAGCCGGAGAGGATGGGTTAGCGCTGCTCAGTCCGGGGTATGCTCAAGCGGGGCCTCATTTTGGGTTTATTTTCCGCGATCGCGCCGAGATGGAAGCCAGTTACGAGCAACTCTCAGCGCAAAACGTGAAAATGACTAAAATTCACGAACACCGCGATGGAACCGCCTCCTTCTACGGACAAGATCCAGACGGAAACTGGTTTGAGTATTTGTATGAACCCGCTTTAGTGAGTGCTGAGTAG
- a CDS encoding CHAT domain-containing protein, translating into MQQNLKKLEGSSLYLGLALASFTSLLTGLPVLAQPIVPANDTTGTLVNQNGDRIDISGGKLSGDGRNLFHSFSQFGLDANQTANFLSNPNIHNILGRINGGSPSFINGLLQVLGGQSNLFLLNPYGIVFGSNAQLNIPGSFNASTATGIGFDNNHWFNAFGSNDYHSLIGNPNSFAFSSLQPGAIINLGHLAVNSGQNLTLLGGTVVSNGQISAPQGEIVIAAIPGESLVRLSQAGHLLSLDIQPLPATTQPITALSLPQLITGGNFNQHATGLSLTETGEVQLTGSGIPIKNGDIVAKNVNAGITTLAASNNLTLVESQISTTGDLNLLAGNTIRGRDSANHPLLLQAGGRLLLQGNQAIDLFAFTHPLSELIAGGDMVLRSANPVGGDTHYRTGGNFRIEQLDGSLGGLFSPYDPVIRADGDVIFNSYFGNSLHIFAGGSVIINNSITISGSDTFAGLDDSVTLSDGTLIFISGVNRATVDIRAGTTDVNPVGVTGFGTFDPSVPAAPFPAATSADIVIGSINIDSVSSGQVFLTNRYLPDDNLAGNIQVGSINVSPIFSGDGGEVVIDSKGSLIISGTINTSGSLGSGGSVTLLAENNLTVNTINTSGGTNAGDLTLLARTGGINLRGDLTGVATSTRGASARLIGPVVLDNDIAIDVRGALTDGDVSFEGTVNGDRQLTINTGTSGTVTFAASVGSEELLSQLTVDGQTRLAGTGSQEIGSRNSLTFNGGVELPSSAATVFFTADEIDFRGSVTSLGNNIDLILQPFSEGQNMVLGGNPLAPTAALDIDSLDLSALATANLIRLTIGRANSSGAIAVASDLTFQYATVLRSPLGSIDTTGFRLTGTDDLTLDAGRITTGNIDLVSASGVGRTLSLISSGTIDTSAGTLNTASSVPGAIFIDALGSVTTGDVITSGSIFGNGAINISSDDSIRIQGNITARSVAPNGGAVTLEAPNGIVVTGLIDLQGLGGDLLLRSPNGNLTVTDINASNPNGDGRNVRLEASGDILTGNINTSAFGVGGNIFLTGISEGLAGAIATGNLDSSSSGDEGLTQGGEIQLLAQISITAGQINSSSQFGNGGNVTLDPEGDVIVDWINTQGGASPNATTGTGGFVSIQSEGTFQALSTFSDRNGVNASISTAGPSGGGNISIIQGQPFFFVAETPETPSPDPISRTEGLMTTGTDTLPSGIFPCIEGICFEQGQIRVTGSPAPTPTPTPTPTPTPRPIPTPTPTPVPTPVPTPTPVPTPVPTPTPVPTPVPTPTPVPTPVPTPTPVPTPVPTPTPVPTPAPTPEPVIIPRETQIKLGRDLQAEEIPLRDLPDLSTLTEFELDLLVRSREASLTQEYVNYLDLPFPSTEVRSLTEAREILSEIEKDTGVKPAIIYVNFLAATPGDNTDPSGRSLIASPNDELELLMITRNGPPVRKRLAGVTRSQVTQIANNFKSEVTNPRRINTTSYLPPAQRLYGWIVAPLKPDLEEREIDNLVFILDVGLRSTPLAAIHSGEQFLVQEYSVGLMPSLSLVDTRYVDIKQTQVLAMGSSEFTDQSPLPAVPTEVRTIVQEWSGDSFLNQAFTLSNLKAARSRRPYGIVHLATHGEFRAGAPSNSYIQLWDERLQLDQMRQLGWANPPVHLVVLSACRTALGDEQAELGFGGFAVQSGAKSALASLWYVSDEGTLGLMSDFYTQLKTAPIKAEALRRTQVAMLEGQVRVEDNQLQIPGLGTVPLPSTLLSGQENLSHPYFWSAFTLIGNPW; encoded by the coding sequence ATGCAACAAAACTTAAAAAAATTAGAGGGGTCTTCCCTATATTTGGGTTTAGCGCTGGCATCCTTTACAAGCCTATTGACAGGTTTGCCAGTTCTCGCACAACCCATTGTACCGGCGAATGATACAACCGGAACCCTAGTCAATCAAAATGGCGATCGCATTGACATCAGTGGGGGTAAACTCTCAGGAGATGGACGCAACCTCTTTCATAGCTTTAGCCAATTTGGATTAGATGCGAATCAAACAGCTAATTTTCTCTCAAACCCAAATATTCATAATATTTTAGGTCGCATTAATGGGGGCAGTCCTTCCTTTATCAACGGTCTACTTCAAGTTTTAGGAGGTCAATCTAACCTCTTTTTACTCAATCCCTATGGAATCGTATTTGGTTCCAATGCTCAACTTAATATTCCGGGTTCATTTAATGCAAGTACCGCCACCGGGATTGGTTTTGATAACAATCACTGGTTTAACGCTTTTGGCAGTAACGATTATCACAGTTTAATTGGCAATCCTAACAGCTTTGCCTTTTCCAGTTTGCAACCCGGTGCAATTATTAATTTGGGTCACTTAGCCGTCAATTCTGGACAGAACTTAACCCTATTAGGGGGAACTGTTGTTAGTAATGGACAAATTTCTGCCCCCCAAGGCGAAATTGTTATAGCAGCCATTCCCGGAGAAAGTTTAGTTCGTTTATCGCAAGCAGGTCATTTATTAAGTTTAGATATTCAACCCTTACCTGCTACAACCCAACCTATAACCGCCCTCAGCCTTCCTCAACTGATTACTGGCGGAAATTTCAACCAACATGCAACGGGTTTAAGTCTAACAGAAACGGGAGAAGTTCAGCTTACGGGTTCAGGAATTCCGATTAAAAATGGAGATATTGTTGCAAAAAATGTCAATGCCGGAATTACTACTTTAGCCGCTTCAAATAATCTTACGCTTGTAGAAAGTCAAATCTCGACAACAGGCGACTTAAATCTTTTGGCTGGAAATACAATTCGAGGTCGAGATAGTGCGAATCATCCCTTGCTTTTACAAGCAGGAGGGCGATTGTTACTCCAAGGAAATCAAGCAATTGATTTATTTGCATTTACCCATCCCCTCAGCGAATTAATTGCAGGTGGAGATATGGTTTTAAGGTCTGCCAATCCTGTAGGCGGGGACACTCATTACCGCACGGGCGGAAATTTTCGGATTGAACAATTAGATGGCAGTTTAGGCGGTTTATTTAGCCCCTACGATCCAGTGATTCGTGCTGATGGCGATGTCATATTTAATTCTTATTTTGGCAATTCGTTGCATATTTTTGCGGGTGGTAGCGTTATCATCAACAATTCAATTACTATTTCTGGATCGGATACATTTGCCGGATTAGATGATAGCGTTACCCTTTCAGATGGGACGCTAATTTTTATTAGTGGGGTTAATAGAGCAACTGTAGATATTCGGGCGGGAACAACGGATGTTAACCCTGTCGGCGTGACTGGATTTGGTACGTTTGACCCTAGCGTTCCGGCGGCTCCTTTTCCTGCTGCAACCAGTGCCGATATTGTCATTGGCAGCATTAATATAGATAGCGTTTCATCGGGACAAGTTTTTCTCACAAATCGCTATTTACCCGATGATAATTTAGCGGGTAATATTCAAGTTGGATCGATTAACGTTTCTCCTATCTTTTCTGGAGATGGCGGAGAAGTTGTGATAGATTCCAAAGGAAGTCTCATTATTAGCGGTACGATTAATACTTCTGGCTCGCTGGGTTCGGGTGGCTCGGTAACGCTATTGGCTGAAAATAACCTGACTGTCAATACAATTAATACATCAGGGGGGACAAATGCTGGCGATTTGACGCTACTGGCTAGAACGGGTGGAATTAATTTGCGAGGCGATCTAACGGGAGTTGCGACATCAACCAGAGGGGCCAGCGCTCGTTTAATTGGGCCGGTTGTATTAGATAATGACATTGCTATTGATGTCAGAGGTGCATTGACAGATGGCGACGTGAGTTTTGAAGGAACAGTTAACGGCGATCGCCAATTAACCATTAATACTGGAACGAGCGGAACTGTCACCTTTGCTGCTTCAGTGGGTTCGGAAGAATTGCTCTCTCAACTCACAGTAGATGGACAAACCCGCCTAGCCGGTACGGGTTCTCAAGAAATTGGGAGTCGCAACAGTTTAACCTTTAATGGTGGCGTAGAGTTACCTTCAAGTGCAGCGACCGTTTTCTTCACCGCAGATGAAATTGATTTTCGCGGTTCGGTGACGAGTTTAGGTAACAATATTGATTTAATCCTTCAGCCTTTTTCAGAAGGTCAAAATATGGTGCTGGGTGGAAACCCCTTAGCACCCACTGCGGCTTTAGATATCGATAGTTTGGATTTGAGTGCTTTAGCAACTGCTAATTTAATTCGCCTCACCATTGGACGCGCTAACAGTAGCGGTGCGATCGCAGTGGCTAGCGATCTCACCTTTCAATATGCAACGGTATTGCGATCGCCCTTGGGTTCCATCGATACGACTGGATTTAGATTAACAGGTACCGATGACTTAACGCTGGATGCTGGGAGAATTACGACAGGCAATATCGATCTTGTGAGTGCGTCAGGAGTAGGGAGAACGCTCAGTTTAATTAGCAGCGGTACGATCGATACCAGCGCCGGAACATTGAATACCGCTTCTAGCGTTCCGGGTGCCATTTTCATCGATGCTTTGGGTTCCGTCACCACAGGCGATGTCATTACCAGTGGCAGTATTTTCGGAAACGGCGCAATCAATATTTCCAGCGATGATAGTATCCGCATTCAAGGGAATATTACAGCCCGTTCTGTTGCTCCGAATGGGGGAGCAGTCACCTTAGAAGCGCCTAATGGCATTGTGGTGACAGGTTTAATCGATCTGCAAGGGTTGGGAGGCGATTTACTGCTGCGATCGCCCAATGGTAATCTGACCGTTACCGATATTAACGCCAGTAACCCCAACGGAGATGGGAGAAACGTCAGACTCGAAGCATCGGGCGATATTTTGACCGGAAATATCAATACTTCAGCCTTTGGAGTTGGGGGAAACATCTTCCTAACGGGAATCTCTGAGGGGTTAGCCGGTGCGATCGCCACTGGCAATTTAGACAGTAGCAGTTCTGGTGACGAAGGGCTTACCCAAGGCGGAGAAATTCAACTACTGGCTCAAATTTCGATTACAGCAGGTCAAATTAACTCTAGCTCTCAGTTTGGCAATGGTGGAAATGTCACCCTCGATCCAGAAGGCGATGTGATTGTAGATTGGATTAATACCCAAGGGGGAGCCAGTCCAAACGCTACTACCGGAACTGGGGGGTTTGTTTCCATCCAATCTGAGGGAACCTTTCAAGCCTTAAGCACCTTTAGCGATCGCAATGGCGTCAATGCCAGTATTTCAACCGCCGGGCCCTCTGGAGGTGGCAATATTTCAATTATCCAAGGACAACCCTTCTTCTTTGTCGCAGAAACACCTGAAACCCCCTCTCCCGATCCGATCAGCCGCACTGAAGGGCTAATGACCACAGGAACAGATACCCTCCCATCGGGCATTTTCCCCTGCATTGAGGGGATCTGTTTCGAGCAAGGGCAAATTCGCGTGACGGGATCGCCAGCACCCACCCCGACGCCGACACCGACGCCAACACCCACCCCTAGACCTATCCCCACACCCACACCGACTCCGGTTCCGACGCCAGTACCCACACCTACCCCCGTTCCGACGCCAGTACCCACACCTACCCCCGTTCCGACGCCAGTACCCACACCGACTCCGGTTCCGACGCCAGTACCCACACCAACTCCGGTTCCGACGCCAGTACCCACACCTACCCCGGTTCCGACGCCAGCACCCACACCAGAACCCGTCATCATCCCCAGGGAAACCCAAATTAAGCTGGGGCGAGACTTACAAGCTGAAGAGATTCCTTTACGAGATTTACCCGATCTCAGCACCTTAACTGAGTTTGAGCTTGATTTGTTGGTGCGATCGCGCGAAGCTTCTCTTACCCAGGAGTACGTAAATTATCTGGATCTGCCTTTCCCCAGTACCGAAGTGCGATCGCTCACCGAAGCACGGGAAATTCTCAGCGAAATTGAGAAAGACACCGGCGTTAAACCCGCCATCATCTACGTTAACTTCCTCGCCGCTACGCCAGGTGACAACACCGATCCAAGCGGACGCAGCCTAATTGCTAGCCCCAACGATGAATTAGAGTTGTTGATGATTACCCGGAATGGGCCCCCGGTTCGCAAACGTCTGGCTGGCGTAACGCGATCGCAAGTTACCCAAATTGCCAATAACTTTAAATCTGAAGTCACCAACCCCCGACGGATTAATACTACAAGCTATCTGCCCCCCGCTCAGAGGTTGTATGGTTGGATCGTTGCACCCCTCAAACCCGACTTAGAAGAGCGAGAAATTGACAATCTGGTCTTTATTCTCGATGTGGGTTTGCGTTCTACCCCCCTCGCCGCGATCCACAGTGGCGAACAATTCCTCGTTCAAGAATACAGTGTTGGCTTAATGCCCAGTTTGAGCTTAGTTGATACGCGCTATGTGGATATTAAACAGACCCAAGTTTTGGCGATGGGTTCGTCAGAATTTACCGATCAAAGTCCCTTACCCGCCGTCCCTACCGAAGTGAGAACGATCGTTCAAGAATGGTCTGGAGACAGTTTCTTAAACCAAGCCTTTACCTTAAGCAACCTCAAAGCCGCGCGATCGCGCCGACCTTATGGTATCGTTCACCTCGCTACGCATGGCGAATTTCGAGCCGGTGCGCCTAGCAACTCCTATATTCAGCTTTGGGATGAGCGATTGCAACTCGATCAGATGCGCCAACTGGGTTGGGCAAATCCTCCCGTGCATTTGGTGGTGTTAAGCGCCTGTCGGACTGCATTAGGAGACGAACAAGCTGAACTCGGTTTTGGCGGTTTCGCCGTTCAGTCTGGGGCAAAATCGGCTTTAGCCAGTTTGTGGTACGTTTCCGATGAGGGAACTTTGGGTTTGATGTCGGACTTCTACACCCAACTGAAAACGGCCCCAATTAAAGCGGAAGCGCTTAGACGCACCCAAGTGGCGATGCTGGAAGGTCAAGTGCGAGTCGAAGACAATCAATTGCAGATTCCCGGACTCGGTACGGTTCCTCTCCCCTCAACGCTGTTAAGCGGACAAGAAAACCTCTCTCATCCCTATTTTTGGTCTGCGTTCACCCTTATTGGTAATCCTTGGTAG
- a CDS encoding pirin family protein → MLTIRKSEERGKANYGWLDTHYSFSFANYYDPKHMGFRSLRVINEDIVLGGGGFPTHGHRDMEIITYVLEGALEHKDSLGTGSVIRPGDVQRMSAGTGIRHSEYNHSQSEPVHLLQIWILPNQEGLKPSYEQKAFSAAEKQGQLRLIAAPDGRDGAVTVHQDLNLYAGLLQKGDRLTYTLQPGRHAWLQVAQGQAVVNHQPLEGGDGVAISNTEQLEISTDSQGEILLFDLA, encoded by the coding sequence ATGCTGACCATTCGTAAATCAGAAGAACGGGGAAAAGCGAACTATGGCTGGTTAGACACCCATTACAGCTTTTCTTTCGCCAATTATTACGATCCAAAACACATGGGGTTTAGAAGCTTGCGCGTCATTAATGAAGATATTGTCCTAGGGGGAGGTGGCTTTCCCACCCACGGACATCGAGACATGGAAATTATTACCTATGTCTTAGAAGGCGCGCTAGAACACAAAGATAGCCTGGGTACGGGTTCTGTCATTCGCCCCGGAGATGTGCAACGCATGAGTGCAGGAACGGGAATTCGCCATAGTGAATATAACCATTCTCAAAGCGAACCCGTGCATTTATTGCAAATTTGGATTTTACCCAACCAAGAAGGCCTAAAACCGAGTTACGAACAAAAAGCGTTTTCAGCCGCAGAAAAGCAAGGTCAACTGCGCCTCATTGCCGCACCCGATGGACGCGACGGGGCAGTAACCGTCCATCAAGATCTTAATCTCTATGCTGGCTTGTTGCAAAAGGGCGATCGCCTCACCTATACCTTACAACCCGGTCGTCATGCTTGGTTGCAAGTGGCCCAAGGTCAAGCCGTCGTTAACCATCAACCGCTAGAAGGGGGTGACGGCGTTGCCATTAGCAATACCGAACAGCTTGAGATTAGCACAGACAGCCAAGGTGAAATCTTACTGTTCGATTTAGCTTAA
- a CDS encoding helix-turn-helix domain-containing protein, whose translation MEAQQEIIAKPSCAVETTIQVIGGRWKVLILRELFSGVKRFAQLQRALPGITQKMLTQQLRELEGDGIVHRQVYPQVPPKVEYSLTPLGETLKPVLDAMHTWGVQFHSGLS comes from the coding sequence ATGGAAGCTCAACAGGAAATTATCGCTAAACCGAGTTGCGCGGTTGAAACCACCATTCAAGTGATTGGGGGGCGCTGGAAAGTCTTAATTTTGCGCGAATTATTTTCTGGGGTAAAGCGGTTTGCTCAACTTCAGCGGGCGTTACCCGGAATTACTCAAAAAATGCTGACTCAGCAGTTGCGAGAACTCGAAGGCGATGGAATTGTGCATCGTCAGGTTTATCCTCAAGTTCCGCCCAAAGTTGAATACTCTCTTACCCCTTTAGGAGAAACTTTAAAGCCTGTTTTAGATGCCATGCATACCTGGGGAGTGCAGTTTCATTCTGGTCTATCCTAA
- a CDS encoding SdrD B-like domain-containing protein gives MALNFSNVNFGNTILLGSISGIKFNDLNSNGIFDPGEPPIPNVQIFLDLDGSGVPSPNNPTTLTGPQGSYSFVGLPPGNYAVREVAPLGFIQTTPSPNVTLAPGQNLVGINFGNVQPVGSIAGTKFNDLNGNGILDPGEPPIAGVSVFLDLDNNGVLSPNDPVFVTDAQGIFGFGGLPAGTYVVREVVPPGFQQTTPSPTVNLAPGQNVGVLIGNAPLLGSISGVKFNDLNSNGVFDPGEPPIAGVQIFLDLDGSGAPSPGDPVTVTDAQGNYGFSGLPAGNYAVREVVPSGFAQTTPSPNISLAPGQNVVGANFGNAALLGSITGVKFNDLNANGLFDAGEPPIAGVQIFLDLDGSGAPSPGEPTTVTDAQGNYGFFGLPAGNYAVREVAPSGFVQTTANPNISLAPGQNVGGVNFGNFLPQGSIAGTKFNDLNGNGIREPNDPPIAGVQIFLDLNNDGLLNAGEPVAITDQQGVYGFAGLPPGTYTVREVVPPGFAQTTPSPTVTLAPGQNLGIDFGNRPLLGSISGIKFNDLNANALLDPGEPPIPGVTIYLDLNANGTLDANEPSTVTNEQGAYSFQGLTPGTYIVREIQPPGFVQTTPDPVVTIDPFSGASNFDFLTGSFT, from the coding sequence ATGGCGCTGAACTTCAGTAATGTCAACTTTGGAAATACGATCCTATTGGGAAGTATTTCCGGTATCAAATTTAACGACCTCAATAGCAATGGGATTTTCGATCCAGGCGAACCTCCCATTCCCAACGTCCAAATCTTTCTCGATTTGGATGGTAGTGGCGTACCTAGCCCTAATAATCCAACAACCCTAACCGGGCCCCAAGGCAGCTATAGCTTTGTGGGCTTGCCACCGGGAAACTATGCCGTGCGGGAAGTTGCCCCACTGGGTTTCATTCAAACGACTCCTAGTCCGAATGTCACCTTAGCTCCGGGTCAAAACTTAGTTGGTATTAACTTTGGGAACGTACAGCCTGTGGGAAGCATTGCGGGGACTAAATTCAACGATCTCAATGGCAACGGTATCCTCGATCCAGGCGAACCCCCGATTGCGGGGGTTTCTGTTTTCCTAGATCTGGATAATAACGGCGTCCTTAGCCCCAACGATCCGGTTTTTGTCACCGATGCTCAAGGCATTTTTGGCTTTGGTGGTTTGCCCGCCGGAACCTACGTGGTGCGAGAAGTTGTCCCTCCTGGTTTCCAACAGACAACACCCTCGCCAACGGTTAACCTTGCTCCTGGGCAAAATGTTGGGGTTCTGATTGGGAATGCTCCTTTACTGGGGAGCATTTCTGGGGTGAAGTTTAATGACCTCAATAGTAATGGGGTTTTCGATCCGGGCGAGCCGCCCATTGCTGGTGTCCAAATCTTCCTCGATTTAGATGGTAGCGGCGCGCCGAGTCCTGGCGATCCGGTAACGGTGACGGATGCTCAGGGAAATTATGGTTTCTCTGGATTGCCTGCGGGCAACTATGCGGTTCGAGAGGTTGTTCCTTCCGGTTTTGCCCAAACAACACCTAGCCCGAATATCAGCCTAGCGCCGGGTCAAAATGTTGTGGGTGCTAACTTCGGTAATGCTGCGTTGCTCGGTAGCATTACTGGGGTGAAGTTTAATGACCTGAATGCGAATGGTCTTTTTGATGCAGGCGAACCGCCGATTGCAGGCGTCCAAATCTTCCTCGATTTAGATGGTAGCGGCGCGCCGAGTCCCGGCGAACCGACGACGGTGACGGATGCTCAAGGAAATTATGGTTTCTTTGGGTTGCCTGCGGGTAACTATGCGGTTCGAGAAGTTGCGCCTTCAGGATTTGTGCAAACTACGGCAAATCCGAATATCTCCTTGGCTCCAGGTCAAAATGTGGGCGGGGTGAATTTTGGTAACTTCTTACCGCAAGGCTCGATTGCAGGCACGAAGTTTAACGATCTCAATGGCAATGGCATTCGCGAGCCGAACGATCCGCCAATTGCGGGCGTTCAAATCTTCCTCGACTTGAATAATGACGGTCTTCTCAATGCTGGCGAACCTGTTGCAATTACAGACCAACAGGGGGTGTATGGGTTTGCGGGTTTACCGCCGGGAACCTATACAGTCCGCGAGGTGGTGCCCCCAGGTTTTGCTCAAACGACGCCGAGTCCTACGGTGACTCTAGCGCCCGGTCAAAATTTGGGTATTGATTTTGGCAACCGCCCGTTGTTGGGAAGTATTAGCGGCATTAAGTTTAATGACCTGAATGCGAATGCTCTGCTCGATCCGGGCGAACCGCCGATTCCTGGAGTGACGATTTACCTGGATTTGAATGCAAATGGCACTCTCGATGCGAATGAGCCTTCAACGGTGACGAACGAGCAGGGGGCTTATAGTTTCCAAGGGTTAACCCCAGGGACTTATATTGTCCGCGAAATTCAGCCGCCGGGATTTGTGCAAACGACTCCCGATCCGGTTGTGACGATCGATCCGTTTAGTGGCGCTAGCAATTTTGATTTCTTGACGGGTAGTTTTACCTAA
- the clpP gene encoding ATP-dependent Clp endopeptidase proteolytic subunit ClpP has product MIGELPSIWQTRLFYSEKIPSSRPKSVNYWHFGEISLIWFHFQHSRINKNEADREARMIPTVIEQSGRGERAFDIFSRLLRERIVFLGQAIDADVANLIVAQLLFLDAEDPEKDIYLYINSPGGSVTAGMGILDTMNQIRPDVCTICVGFAASMGAFLLSAGAKGKRMSLPHSRIMIHQPLGGAQGQATDIEIQAKEILYHKERLNQLLAEHTGQPLERIQEDTERDFYMSAEDAMNYGLVDQVINRRPSATQPVAVN; this is encoded by the coding sequence ATGATTGGTGAACTACCGAGTATTTGGCAGACAAGGCTATTTTATTCGGAAAAGATACCTTCGTCTCGTCCTAAATCAGTAAATTACTGGCATTTTGGCGAGATTTCCCTAATCTGGTTTCATTTTCAACACAGTAGAATAAATAAAAATGAAGCGGATAGAGAAGCACGCATGATTCCCACAGTTATTGAACAGTCAGGTCGCGGCGAACGCGCTTTTGATATTTTCTCGCGACTCTTGCGGGAGCGCATCGTCTTCCTGGGACAAGCGATTGACGCAGATGTGGCTAACTTAATTGTTGCCCAATTGCTGTTTTTAGATGCTGAAGATCCTGAAAAGGATATTTATCTGTACATTAATTCTCCGGGAGGTTCTGTGACTGCGGGGATGGGCATTTTGGACACGATGAACCAAATTCGCCCGGATGTTTGTACGATTTGTGTCGGCTTTGCGGCCAGTATGGGGGCGTTTTTGCTGAGTGCTGGAGCGAAGGGCAAGCGGATGAGTTTACCCCATTCTCGGATTATGATTCACCAGCCGTTAGGGGGCGCTCAAGGACAAGCGACGGATATTGAAATTCAAGCCAAGGAAATTCTCTATCACAAGGAACGCCTGAATCAACTGCTGGCAGAACATACGGGACAGCCGTTAGAACGCATCCAGGAAGATACGGAGCGCGATTTCTATATGTCGGCGGAAGATGCGATGAATTATGGTTTGGTGGATCAAGTGATTAACCGCAGACCTTCGGCAACTCAACCCGTTGCGGTGAATTAG